GTACAACCCCGCCACCGTCGACACCAACGCCTTTATGGACCTCTCGCGCCGTTACGGCGGCAAACTCGTCGAGGGACGGGCCGAGGAGATTCTGCGCGGCTATCAGCTCTTCATGTCGCGCGGCGAGGACCCGGCGTTGCTCGACGAATGGGCACCGAGCGGCCTCAAGAGCCCGGAAGAGATTTGCGAGATCTTCACGAAACGCTTCTACTTCGGCTGCGAAGGCGATGACCCGCTCAACGCGCTGGCATTCGACACCAAAGGTTCGCCGTTCGATGCCAAGCTCTACGCTCTCTATGGCTCCGATGTCGGGCATTGGGACATTCCGGACATGAAAGATGCCGCACATGAAGCCCATGAGTTAGTCGAAGAAGGACTCATCGGCGAAGCGGATTTTCGCGACATGGTCTTCGGCAATGCCGTCAAGTTCTGGACCTCGACGAACCCCAACTTCTTCCAAGGGACCGTCGTTGAGGATGCCGTGCGGCGGTCGCTGGCAGAGACGGTTGGTGCGCACTGACAGGTCGGTCGCCGTTTGGAGTGGTGGGCGTGCAGGGAAGAGGCGAGCGCCGCGCTTGTCCCGTCTACGATAAGAAAAGCAGCGCGCCACCCGACCCAAGTGCCAACAGCGCCGCCACCACTTGGTTGATGCGCACCCACCCGGCGACGAGGTCCGGCTCCTCGCGCAGTGGCTCCAGCCAGAAGCGTCCTAAGCCGTACCAGCTCAGGACACCCAACGCATAAGATCCGGGAGGCAACGCCTTGGGCCACAGCCAGAGGAGCCCTGCGCCGGCCAGGAGCCACCAGCCAATCTCAAGCCATTGAACCGGAATGCGGCGCTCGCGCGTGCCGCGGATATCGTGCAGGCGCACACCGTACCATTTGGTCGTTCGTTTTCCGCCACAGCACCCATTGCCAACGCAGCCAAAGCGTCCCCAGACCGCAGTTGCTACAATACCGAAAATCATGTGGTCCCAGTACACCGCCACCGGGATGCGCAGCCAAGCGGCCAGCAAGAAAGAAAAGGGGACAATAGCCAAACCGCCGAACACAGACCACCCGCCGCGTTTAGGGTTCCACGCCTCGGCCCAAAATCGCCCGTTCGTGTAGAGGCGCGCAGAAACGATGAGATGAAAAATGCGTGCGCCAACCATTCCGACGATGGCGCACGCCACGCATCCCATGCCCATGCGCAGCGGCGAAATCCCGGAGCCTTGGGCCATCGCCGCGCTCACCAAAGTCCCCATATAGATTCCTATACAGAGAAAGACCTTGTAGGCGCTGACCCAGTGCCGCCCGATTCTGAAGTAGCGCGGGAAACTGGGGACCATTTCCACCATGGGGAGGCGCGGACTCATCACCAGGCTTCCTTCGTCGTGATGACTATTTGCGTGAGAACGCCAAGGGCGCCCACCGTAATAGCCACGTCGGCAAGGTTGAACGCGGGCCAAAAGCGCAGACGCACATAGTCGATGACGCAGCCGCGCAGCGCGGTCTCCAGTGCGTGGCTGAGCGAACCGCCCAGGAGCGCTCCGGCAAACCATCCGCACGACGGCAACGCACCACTCAGGAGGGCCAGACTGCCGGCGGCCACAAACCACACGCTCCACACCGTCGCTAGCTTCGCATGGAATCTGGAGCGTGCCAACCAGACTTGCGACCTCACTACTTCCAGCCTGCCGAACGGACCCAGCGGCACGGCTGCCGATGCCAGCCTACGCAGAACCAGGAACTTGAGAGTCTGATCCAGGAGCGGCACCAGCAGTAATCCGGCAGCCAGGGCGGTCATAGCGCTTGCTTCTCGCCGTCTTCGGCCCGATGGGTGTGGGCGACGCCAAACTGAATGCGCTCCACGATGCCATCAGGGTTGATCGACACTGTCGTGGGCCAGCAGGGGACGCCATAGAGCCGGGCAACTCGCTGCCCGGCATCGTGCAGTACCGTGAAGGTGAGGTGGTGTTGCCGGCGCACCTCAGCCACCACTATGGGTTCCTCACCGCCGTTGACCGCCAGGATCACGGGCGCGCGCGTTCCTCCCTCCTCATGCAACCGTTGCAACCGGCGCAGCTCGCGGAGGCAGGGGGCCGACCAGGATTGCCAGAAGTTGAGCAACACAGGCTGCCCGCGCAGCCGGCGAATCCCGAGGTCGTAACCGTCTGCGAATTCGGGGTCCAAAGCACGCTCGCCGGGCCGAACCGTCAGGCGCAAGGGGAGGGTGCGCGCTGCCGGGGCCGGCAGGCAGTATTCGTCCAGAGCTGCGCTCAGCGCCTCGACGTTCACTCTTTCCTCCTGCTTCCACACAAATTCGCCAAGGGCGTTCATGAGGTAGCTCGCGGGCGTATTGCCGGCGTCAAAAGTCCGCGTCCACCCGCCCGTGTAGTCCTCAGTAATAAGCAAGGGCGGGCTGAATCGCTCGTCTGCAGAGCGTTGGTTCTCGTCGGCCTCATTGCGGAGCGACGGCCCACTGAAACGTGCTCCGCGCAAGCCCAGGGTTTCCTCGACCGCGCCGCTGAGGTTGCGAAACGTTCCCATCGGCATGACGAGGATCACCGTCAACGAAACGTTCGGACGCCTCATGGCGGCTAGGGCCTGGCCAAGTATCTCTAGCGGCCTTTCCGGCCGTGCGCCGGCAAAATGGACCAGGGCGTTCGTGGTCAGCCCGCC
Above is a window of Deltaproteobacteria bacterium DNA encoding:
- a CDS encoding prolipoprotein diacylglyceryl transferase, giving the protein MSPRLPMVEMVPSFPRYFRIGRHWVSAYKVFLCIGIYMGTLVSAAMAQGSGISPLRMGMGCVACAIVGMVGARIFHLIVSARLYTNGRFWAEAWNPKRGGWSVFGGLAIVPFSFLLAAWLRIPVAVYWDHMIFGIVATAVWGRFGCVGNGCCGGKRTTKWYGVRLHDIRGTRERRIPVQWLEIGWWLLAGAGLLWLWPKALPPGSYALGVLSWYGLGRFWLEPLREEPDLVAGWVRINQVVAALLALGSGGALLFLS
- a CDS encoding signal peptidase II — its product is MTALAAGLLLVPLLDQTLKFLVLRRLASAAVPLGPFGRLEVVRSQVWLARSRFHAKLATVWSVWFVAAGSLALLSGALPSCGWFAGALLGGSLSHALETALRGCVIDYVRLRFWPAFNLADVAITVGALGVLTQIVITTKEAW